AGTGGTGAACGCGTAGGCGGCGAGGTAGAACAGCGTGGCGCCGAGTCCGGCCTCGTCGAAGGCGATCAGGCCGAGCAGGATGAACCCGGCGTGCGCGATGGACGAGTACGCGAGCATCCGCTTGACGTCGTTCTGGGTCACCGCCATGACCGAGGCGATGACCATCGACGCGATGGCCACCGCCCACAACGCGGGTTCCCACTGCTCCCTCAGGCCCGGGAAGCCGACGTAGAAGACCCGGAGCAGCGCGCCGAAAGCGGCGACCTTGGTGGCGGCGGCCATGAATGCGGTTACCGGCGTCGGAGCGCCCTGATAGACATCGGGAATCCACGAATGGAACGGCACCGCACCCACTTTGAAGAGCAGGCCGACGGCGAGCAGCGCCAGCCCGATGAGTGCCAGTGTCGTGTCACCGCCGCTGTCGGCGGTCGCCGAGATCGACGCACCGATCGTCGAGAGGTTCAGCGAACCCGTGGCGCCGTAGACGAAGGCCGCTCCGAACAGGAAGAACGCGGACGAGAACGCGCCCAGCAGAAAGTACTTCAGGGAGGCTTCCTGCGAGATGAGGCGCCGACGCCGGGCCAGTCCGCACAGCAGATACAGCGGGAGCGAGAACACCTCCAGCGCGATGAACATCGTGAGCAGGTCCCCACACGCCGGGAACAGCATCATCCCGCCCACCGCGAGCAGGGCCAGGGGAAAGACCTCGGTCGTCACCGCTCCGGCGCGGGTGGCCTCGAACTCGGCATCGGTGTTGGGTACCGAGGCACCGGAGGGGGTGAACATGTCGGCGTCCACACCGCCACCGGCCGGGCCGCCACGCGTGGTCGCGTCGTCTCCGCCGCCGACCCCGGCGAGCCTTCGCATCGTCACCGGTGCGACCACTCGCTCGAGTCGGCGCTCGGCCATGAACCCGACGGCGACGACCGCGATGATCAGCAGCAGCCCTTGTAGATACAGTGCCGGTCGGTCGATCACGACCGCACCCGACATCGCGAACTCGCCGTTCGCGCCATCGTGTGTCTGCGCGACCGCCACCGCGATCAGGGCACCCAATCCGACGACCAACCCGCCGAGCGCGAGCGAGAGTTGCAGGGGATACCGCAGACGACGCGGCGCGAACGCCTCGACCAGGACCCCGACGACCCCCACGCCGAAGACGATGAGCATCGGTGCGAGAGATGCGTATTCGACGCTGGGGGTGTCGATGGCGGCCAGCGTCATCGGACCGTCGACGAGGGTGGTCGATGTCATCAGTTGCCCTCCGGATCAGACTCGGCGACGGCCGGTTCGGGCGCCTCGACGCCGACAGTGGTGAGGGTTGCCTGTACCGCCGGATCTATCAGGTCGATCATCGGCTTCGGATACACCCCCAGCGCGATGAGCAGAGCCAGCAGCGGAGCGACGACCACGAGTTCGCGACCCGCCAGGTCCCGCATCGACGACAAGCGGTCGCCGGCCGGTTTCATCGGCCCGCCCATCATGCGCTGATACGTCCACAGGATGTAGATCGCCGACAGGACGAGCGCCGAGCAGGCGATCACCGCGGCCACCGGGTAGCGGGTGAAGGTGCCGATGAGAA
The genomic region above belongs to Gordonia hongkongensis and contains:
- the nuoN gene encoding NADH-quinone oxidoreductase subunit NuoN, with product MTSTTLVDGPMTLAAIDTPSVEYASLAPMLIVFGVGVVGVLVEAFAPRRLRYPLQLSLALGGLVVGLGALIAVAVAQTHDGANGEFAMSGAVVIDRPALYLQGLLLIIAVVAVGFMAERRLERVVAPVTMRRLAGVGGGDDATTRGGPAGGGVDADMFTPSGASVPNTDAEFEATRAGAVTTEVFPLALLAVGGMMLFPACGDLLTMFIALEVFSLPLYLLCGLARRRRLISQEASLKYFLLGAFSSAFFLFGAAFVYGATGSLNLSTIGASISATADSGGDTTLALIGLALLAVGLLFKVGAVPFHSWIPDVYQGAPTPVTAFMAAATKVAAFGALLRVFYVGFPGLREQWEPALWAVAIASMVIASVMAVTQNDVKRMLAYSSIAHAGFILLGLIAFDEAGLGATLFYLAAYAFTTLGAFATVAVIREPDTDSGPSARTVAIHGTSPLPRNPHLSGREATYLTQWSGLGRRYPLVGAMFSVYLLSFAGIPLTSGFIAKFDVFAAAAGSGGGVLVVIGVISSAIAAYVYVRIIVAMFFDDVPTSGAPHVVKPSVLTTSGIALCTLVTVALGIFPQPLLDLADAAAVFLR